A window from Pan paniscus chromosome 14, NHGRI_mPanPan1-v2.0_pri, whole genome shotgun sequence encodes these proteins:
- the NHLRC3 gene encoding NHL repeat-containing protein 3 isoform X1, with the protein MEVAGPGCLSSLSQSLHLGPDCLDPLSLKICVLRNFTFAVSWRTEKILYRLDVGWPKHPEYFTGTTFCVAVDSLNGLVYIGQRGDNIPKILVFTEDGYFLRAWNYTVDTPHGIFAASTLYEQSVWITDVGSGFFGHTVKKYSSFGDLVQVLGTPGKKGTSLNPLQFDNPAELYVEDTGDIYIVDGDGGLNNRLIKLSQDFMILWLHGENGTGPAKFNIPHSVTLDSAGRVWVADRGNKRIQVFDKDTGEWLGAWNNCFTEEGPSSVRFTPDGKYLIVAQLNLSRLSVVAAPPVGSIGECSVISTIQLADQVLPHLLEVDRKTGAVYVAEIGAKQVQKYVPLNSYVPSFGS; encoded by the exons ATGGAGGTGGCAGGCCCTGGTTGCCTCAGTAGCTTGTCTCAAAGCCTGCACCTGGGTCCAGACTGCCTTGACCCTTTGAGTTTAAAAATTTGT GTTTTGAGGAACTTTACTTTTGCAGTTTCCTGGAGAACTGAGAAAATTCTTTACCGGCTGGATGTGGGTTGGCCTAAGCACCCAGAATATTTTACCGGAACAACATTTTGTGTTGCAGTTGACTCCCTCAATGGATTGGTTTACATAGGTCAA AGAGGGGATAACATCCCAAAGATATTAGTGTTCACAGAGGATGGATATTTCCTACGAGCCTGGAATTATACAGTTGACACACCTCATGGTATATTTGCAGCCAGTACTCTATATGAACAATCCGTCTGGATCACGGATGTAGGAAGTG GATTCTTTGGTCATACTGTTAAAAAATACAGTTCTTTTGGTGATCTTGTTCAAGTCTTGGGTACTCCAGGCAAAAAAGGCACTAGTTTGAATCCTTTGCAGTTTGATAACCCAGCAGAATTATATGTAGAGGACACAGGAGATATTTACATTGTGGATGGAGATGGAGGATTGAATAACAGATTGATCAAACTGTCCCAAG ATTTCATGATCCTTTGGCTGCATGGAGAAAATGGGACAGGGCCTGCTAAGTTCAACATACCTCACAGTGTTACACTTGATTCAGCTGGTCGG GTGTGGGTTGCTGACCGAGGAAATAAAAGAATCCAAGTATTTGATAAAGACACTGGGGAGTGGTTAGGAGCATGGAATAATTGTTTCACAGAAGAGGGACCTTCTTCAGTCAG GTTTACTCCTGATGGGAAGTACTTGATTGTGGCCCAGCTGAATCTTAGCAGGCTCTCAGTTGTAGCAGCACCCCCAGTGGGAAGCATTGGGGAGTGTTCTGTGATCAGCACAATCCAACTAGCAGATCAAGTTTTGCCACATCTCCTAGAAGTCGACAGAAAGACTGGAGCAGTCTATGTAGCAGAAATTGGAGCAAAACAAGTACAAAAATATGTCCCTTTGAATAGCTATGTTCCTTCATTTGGTTCATAA
- the NHLRC3 gene encoding NHL repeat-containing protein 3 isoform X2 has product MARFWVCVAGAGFFLAFLVLHSRFCGSPVLRNFTFAVSWRTEKILYRLDVGWPKHPEYFTGTTFCVAVDSLNGLVYIGQRGDNIPKILVFTEDGYFLRAWNYTVDTPHGIFAASTLYEQSVWITDVGSGFFGHTVKKYSSFGDLVQVLGTPGKKGTSLNPLQFDNPAELYVEDTGDIYIVDGDGGLNNRLIKLSQDFMILWLHGENGTGPAKFNIPHSVTLDSAGRVWVADRGNKRIQVFDKDTGEWLGAWNNCFTEEGPSSVRFTPDGKYLIVAQLNLSRLSVVAAPPVGSIGECSVISTIQLADQVLPHLLEVDRKTGAVYVAEIGAKQVQKYVPLNSYVPSFGS; this is encoded by the exons ATGGCGAGATTCTGGGTCTGCGTAGCCGGTGCTGGCTTCTTTCTTGCATTTTTGGTTTTGCATTCGCGTTTTTGTGGCTCTCCA GTTTTGAGGAACTTTACTTTTGCAGTTTCCTGGAGAACTGAGAAAATTCTTTACCGGCTGGATGTGGGTTGGCCTAAGCACCCAGAATATTTTACCGGAACAACATTTTGTGTTGCAGTTGACTCCCTCAATGGATTGGTTTACATAGGTCAA AGAGGGGATAACATCCCAAAGATATTAGTGTTCACAGAGGATGGATATTTCCTACGAGCCTGGAATTATACAGTTGACACACCTCATGGTATATTTGCAGCCAGTACTCTATATGAACAATCCGTCTGGATCACGGATGTAGGAAGTG GATTCTTTGGTCATACTGTTAAAAAATACAGTTCTTTTGGTGATCTTGTTCAAGTCTTGGGTACTCCAGGCAAAAAAGGCACTAGTTTGAATCCTTTGCAGTTTGATAACCCAGCAGAATTATATGTAGAGGACACAGGAGATATTTACATTGTGGATGGAGATGGAGGATTGAATAACAGATTGATCAAACTGTCCCAAG ATTTCATGATCCTTTGGCTGCATGGAGAAAATGGGACAGGGCCTGCTAAGTTCAACATACCTCACAGTGTTACACTTGATTCAGCTGGTCGG GTGTGGGTTGCTGACCGAGGAAATAAAAGAATCCAAGTATTTGATAAAGACACTGGGGAGTGGTTAGGAGCATGGAATAATTGTTTCACAGAAGAGGGACCTTCTTCAGTCAG GTTTACTCCTGATGGGAAGTACTTGATTGTGGCCCAGCTGAATCTTAGCAGGCTCTCAGTTGTAGCAGCACCCCCAGTGGGAAGCATTGGGGAGTGTTCTGTGATCAGCACAATCCAACTAGCAGATCAAGTTTTGCCACATCTCCTAGAAGTCGACAGAAAGACTGGAGCAGTCTATGTAGCAGAAATTGGAGCAAAACAAGTACAAAAATATGTCCCTTTGAATAGCTATGTTCCTTCATTTGGTTCATAA
- the NHLRC3 gene encoding NHL repeat-containing protein 3 isoform X4, whose product MARFWVCVAGAGFFLAFLVLHSRFCGSPVLRNFTFAVSWRTEKILYRLDVGWPKHPEYFTGTTFCVAVDSLNGLVYIGQRGDNIPKILVFTEDGYFLRAWNYTVDTPHGIFAASTLYEQSVWITDVGSDFMILWLHGENGTGPAKFNIPHSVTLDSAGRVWVADRGNKRIQVFDKDTGEWLGAWNNCFTEEGPSSVRFTPDGKYLIVAQLNLSRLSVVAAPPVGSIGECSVISTIQLADQVLPHLLEVDRKTGAVYVAEIGAKQVQKYVPLNSYVPSFGS is encoded by the exons ATGGCGAGATTCTGGGTCTGCGTAGCCGGTGCTGGCTTCTTTCTTGCATTTTTGGTTTTGCATTCGCGTTTTTGTGGCTCTCCA GTTTTGAGGAACTTTACTTTTGCAGTTTCCTGGAGAACTGAGAAAATTCTTTACCGGCTGGATGTGGGTTGGCCTAAGCACCCAGAATATTTTACCGGAACAACATTTTGTGTTGCAGTTGACTCCCTCAATGGATTGGTTTACATAGGTCAA AGAGGGGATAACATCCCAAAGATATTAGTGTTCACAGAGGATGGATATTTCCTACGAGCCTGGAATTATACAGTTGACACACCTCATGGTATATTTGCAGCCAGTACTCTATATGAACAATCCGTCTGGATCACGGATGTAGGAAGTG ATTTCATGATCCTTTGGCTGCATGGAGAAAATGGGACAGGGCCTGCTAAGTTCAACATACCTCACAGTGTTACACTTGATTCAGCTGGTCGG GTGTGGGTTGCTGACCGAGGAAATAAAAGAATCCAAGTATTTGATAAAGACACTGGGGAGTGGTTAGGAGCATGGAATAATTGTTTCACAGAAGAGGGACCTTCTTCAGTCAG GTTTACTCCTGATGGGAAGTACTTGATTGTGGCCCAGCTGAATCTTAGCAGGCTCTCAGTTGTAGCAGCACCCCCAGTGGGAAGCATTGGGGAGTGTTCTGTGATCAGCACAATCCAACTAGCAGATCAAGTTTTGCCACATCTCCTAGAAGTCGACAGAAAGACTGGAGCAGTCTATGTAGCAGAAATTGGAGCAAAACAAGTACAAAAATATGTCCCTTTGAATAGCTATGTTCCTTCATTTGGTTCATAA
- the NHLRC3 gene encoding NHL repeat-containing protein 3 isoform X3, translating to MEVAGPGCLSSLSQSLHLGPDCLDPLSLKICVLRNFTFAVSWRTEKILYRLDVGWPKHPEYFTGTTFCVAVDSLNGLVYIGQRGDNIPKILVFTEDGYFLRAWNYTVDTPHGIFAASTLYEQSVWITDVGSDFMILWLHGENGTGPAKFNIPHSVTLDSAGRVWVADRGNKRIQVFDKDTGEWLGAWNNCFTEEGPSSVRFTPDGKYLIVAQLNLSRLSVVAAPPVGSIGECSVISTIQLADQVLPHLLEVDRKTGAVYVAEIGAKQVQKYVPLNSYVPSFGS from the exons ATGGAGGTGGCAGGCCCTGGTTGCCTCAGTAGCTTGTCTCAAAGCCTGCACCTGGGTCCAGACTGCCTTGACCCTTTGAGTTTAAAAATTTGT GTTTTGAGGAACTTTACTTTTGCAGTTTCCTGGAGAACTGAGAAAATTCTTTACCGGCTGGATGTGGGTTGGCCTAAGCACCCAGAATATTTTACCGGAACAACATTTTGTGTTGCAGTTGACTCCCTCAATGGATTGGTTTACATAGGTCAA AGAGGGGATAACATCCCAAAGATATTAGTGTTCACAGAGGATGGATATTTCCTACGAGCCTGGAATTATACAGTTGACACACCTCATGGTATATTTGCAGCCAGTACTCTATATGAACAATCCGTCTGGATCACGGATGTAGGAAGTG ATTTCATGATCCTTTGGCTGCATGGAGAAAATGGGACAGGGCCTGCTAAGTTCAACATACCTCACAGTGTTACACTTGATTCAGCTGGTCGG GTGTGGGTTGCTGACCGAGGAAATAAAAGAATCCAAGTATTTGATAAAGACACTGGGGAGTGGTTAGGAGCATGGAATAATTGTTTCACAGAAGAGGGACCTTCTTCAGTCAG GTTTACTCCTGATGGGAAGTACTTGATTGTGGCCCAGCTGAATCTTAGCAGGCTCTCAGTTGTAGCAGCACCCCCAGTGGGAAGCATTGGGGAGTGTTCTGTGATCAGCACAATCCAACTAGCAGATCAAGTTTTGCCACATCTCCTAGAAGTCGACAGAAAGACTGGAGCAGTCTATGTAGCAGAAATTGGAGCAAAACAAGTACAAAAATATGTCCCTTTGAATAGCTATGTTCCTTCATTTGGTTCATAA